The following coding sequences are from one Reyranella humidisoli window:
- a CDS encoding universal stress protein, with product MYKSILAISEGGPDAVLSFRLAARVAVLFDATVDAVHFSEARRGDADIALQSMPFLKTDSDTRVEARARESERAYRELIAPLAGATFSGPGLKRARLVAMGRESSLLLLGRPGGDPENIAPETVHAALYECARPVMIAPPHADHRPISSVVVAWNGSAQAARAVGYAMPFLAKAQKVTVLVAGAAPDAVGTPFLVRTLGRHGIAAAVETMDSGEVSGRARGRALLEYTKERGAGLLVMGAYGHGGLSNFLGLGGATAKVIASCPMPLLLAH from the coding sequence GTGTACAAATCCATTCTGGCGATATCCGAGGGCGGCCCCGATGCGGTCCTGTCGTTCCGCCTCGCTGCGCGCGTTGCGGTGCTGTTCGACGCCACGGTGGACGCGGTGCATTTCTCGGAGGCCCGCCGCGGCGACGCCGACATCGCGCTTCAGTCGATGCCCTTCCTGAAGACCGATTCCGACACTCGCGTCGAGGCACGCGCCCGCGAGTCCGAGCGCGCCTACCGCGAGCTGATCGCGCCGCTCGCCGGCGCGACGTTCAGCGGCCCCGGCCTGAAGCGCGCGCGGCTGGTCGCCATGGGCCGCGAGTCGAGCCTGCTGCTGCTGGGGCGTCCCGGCGGCGATCCCGAGAACATCGCCCCCGAGACCGTTCACGCCGCGCTGTACGAATGCGCGCGACCCGTGATGATCGCGCCGCCGCATGCCGATCACCGGCCGATCTCTTCGGTCGTCGTCGCCTGGAACGGCAGCGCGCAGGCGGCGCGGGCCGTCGGCTATGCAATGCCGTTTCTCGCCAAGGCGCAGAAGGTGACGGTTCTGGTGGCCGGCGCGGCGCCCGATGCTGTCGGCACGCCGTTCCTGGTGCGCACGCTCGGCCGCCACGGCATCGCCGCGGCCGTCGAAACGATGGATTCCGGCGAGGTGTCGGGCCGCGCCCGGGGCCGCGCGCTGCTGGAATACACCAAGGAAAGGGGTGCGGGTCTGTTGGTCATGGGCGCCTACGGGCATGGCGGCCTGTCGAACTTCCTGGGCCTCGGCGGCGCGACGGCGAAGGTGATCGCTTCATGTCCCATGCCGCTTCTGCTCGCGCACTGA
- the mdoH gene encoding glucans biosynthesis glucosyltransferase MdoH translates to MSDRSRDPHWNLDRHATGAGWRRLVLIGAVLMTATAGVHLLAMALGPQVPLGLVIALLAFFALSFAWIALSFWAAILGFLLNALGLHPLSLSRVGPGDGAVPELRGHTAILVPVYNEQPDEVFARLETTWRSLEATGQAGAFALFVLSDTTVDAIAAEEEKGIEVLRQRLGIGERLHWRRRTANTGRKAGNIAEWLDSHGSRFDHMIVFDADSLMSGDTMVRLAALMEASPRTGMVQTHAEPMGRETLFARVLQFSARVYGGMLATGHAFWQKGEANYFGHNAIIRVAAFSDHCRLPVLTGQAPLGGEILSHDFVEAAFMRRAGWFVWSLPTLHGSYEELPSNVVDYAVRDRRWIQGNLQHARLVGARGLHWMSRLHLVMGIMGYLASPLWLGSLLLSAAIVLEHEIVGPSYFGRVPSLFPNWPQYNTGHVHGLLVLTAALLFLPKLLALVLRLGGSSRVQGGRLAMTVSVLLETLFSMLLAPVMMLFHSVFVLGILAGRAVGWPPQARGDRGMEWDTALERHLGQVVLGAVAVLVIGSWAPAFLPWLLPVVAGLLLAPSLAVYSSRREFGVAARRWRLFLTPEEGAGDPVAGRASVAISTKDSALHGNTQA, encoded by the coding sequence ATGTCTGACAGATCCCGCGACCCGCACTGGAATCTCGATCGCCATGCCACGGGCGCCGGCTGGCGGCGGCTCGTGCTGATCGGGGCGGTCTTGATGACGGCGACCGCCGGCGTTCACCTGCTGGCGATGGCCCTCGGTCCACAGGTGCCTCTGGGCCTCGTGATCGCGTTGCTCGCGTTCTTTGCGCTGAGTTTTGCCTGGATCGCGCTCTCTTTCTGGGCGGCCATCCTGGGCTTCCTGCTGAACGCGCTCGGCCTGCATCCGCTCTCGCTGTCGCGCGTCGGCCCGGGCGATGGCGCGGTGCCGGAACTGCGCGGCCACACGGCCATTCTCGTTCCCGTTTACAACGAGCAGCCGGATGAAGTCTTTGCACGACTGGAGACCACATGGCGGTCGCTGGAAGCCACCGGCCAGGCGGGTGCCTTTGCGCTGTTCGTCCTGAGCGACACCACGGTCGATGCGATCGCCGCTGAAGAAGAAAAGGGCATCGAGGTGCTGCGTCAGCGCCTCGGCATTGGTGAGCGGCTGCACTGGCGGCGCCGGACCGCCAACACCGGACGCAAGGCCGGCAACATCGCCGAGTGGCTCGACAGTCACGGCAGCCGCTTCGACCATATGATCGTGTTCGATGCCGACAGTCTCATGTCCGGCGATACGATGGTGCGGCTGGCGGCGTTGATGGAGGCCAGCCCGCGCACCGGCATGGTGCAGACCCATGCCGAGCCCATGGGGCGCGAAACCCTGTTCGCCCGCGTCCTGCAGTTCTCCGCGCGTGTCTATGGCGGCATGCTCGCGACGGGCCATGCCTTCTGGCAGAAGGGCGAGGCGAACTATTTCGGTCACAACGCCATCATCCGCGTGGCGGCCTTCTCCGATCATTGCCGGCTGCCTGTGCTTACCGGCCAGGCGCCCCTCGGCGGCGAGATCCTCAGTCACGACTTCGTCGAAGCAGCCTTCATGCGGCGGGCCGGCTGGTTCGTGTGGAGCCTGCCGACCCTCCATGGCAGCTACGAGGAACTGCCCTCGAACGTCGTGGACTATGCCGTGCGCGACCGGCGCTGGATCCAGGGCAATCTCCAGCATGCGCGGCTGGTGGGCGCGCGTGGCCTGCACTGGATGAGCCGCCTGCACCTAGTGATGGGCATCATGGGCTATCTGGCTTCGCCTTTGTGGCTGGGGTCCCTGCTGCTGAGCGCGGCCATCGTGCTGGAGCACGAGATCGTCGGCCCGAGCTACTTCGGCCGCGTGCCGTCGCTGTTCCCCAACTGGCCGCAATACAATACCGGCCACGTCCACGGGCTCCTCGTCCTGACGGCGGCCCTGTTGTTCCTGCCCAAACTGCTGGCGCTCGTGCTGCGTCTCGGCGGGTCCTCGCGGGTCCAGGGCGGCCGGCTGGCTATGACGGTCAGCGTGCTGCTCGAGACGCTCTTCTCCATGCTGCTGGCGCCGGTGATGATGCTGTTTCACTCGGTGTTCGTGCTGGGAATTCTGGCCGGGCGCGCCGTCGGCTGGCCACCGCAGGCCCGTGGTGATCGGGGCATGGAATGGGACACGGCGCTGGAGCGGCATCTCGGCCAGGTGGTGCTGGGCGCCGTTGCCGTGCTGGTCATCGGAAGCTGGGCGCCGGCCTTCCTCCCTTGGCTGCTGCCGGTGGTGGCCGGTCTACTGCTGGCGCCGTCGCTCGCCGTCTATTCCAGCCGCCGTGAGTTCGGCGTCGCCGCTCGCCGCTGGCGGCTGTTCCTGACGCCCGAGGAAGGGGCCGGGGACCCGGTGGCCGGCAGGGCTTCCGTAGCCATTTCGACCAAGGACTCCGCGCTGCACGGCAACACGCAGGCATAA
- a CDS encoding glucan biosynthesis protein: MLRLFALLIVYVGMGASPADAQDFFGTLVNRAQASASQPYRKEAPIPGTVSLGYDAYRGIRFRPGSTLWREGGSDFRVEFFPTGFLYQTPVKLNVIARTGGHVSTLAPSPSLFDFGGGRTPASVGFAGFKITYPLNGERFDEIVSFLGASYFRPIGKGQTYGASARGLAIDTAQPRSEEFPEFREFWLVEPAPGDASVTIYALLESPGASGAYAFVVTPGPRTTVDVDARLFLRHGVSMLGIAPLTSMFLSGKSGPWRDDFRPEVHDSDGLAVLTGGGEPIWRPLGNPGTLQVSTFVDNNPRGFGLLQRERRFERYQDGVAQYQSRPSLWIEPKGDWGEGEVRLVEIPTPSEYHDNIVAFWVSRWPVSKGHALEYRYRISALADDAALSPLARVIATRQGPIEGNSKARRLVVEFEGDALSTLDAERLVESNVTVSSGRFLRADIDRPPGSTNRRLFLDVELDGRRPADIRAHLTVGGERLSETFTIVLRP, from the coding sequence GTGCTCAGACTGTTCGCACTTCTTATCGTCTATGTCGGTATGGGCGCATCGCCGGCCGATGCGCAGGACTTCTTCGGTACGCTGGTCAATCGCGCGCAGGCGTCGGCGTCCCAGCCCTACCGCAAGGAAGCCCCCATCCCCGGGACGGTGAGCCTCGGCTACGACGCCTATCGGGGCATCCGATTCAGGCCTGGATCGACGCTGTGGCGCGAGGGCGGGAGCGACTTCCGGGTCGAGTTCTTCCCGACGGGCTTTCTCTACCAGACGCCCGTGAAGCTGAACGTTATCGCGCGGACCGGCGGGCACGTGTCGACGCTGGCGCCGTCGCCGTCGCTCTTCGACTTCGGCGGCGGTCGGACGCCGGCCAGCGTCGGATTTGCCGGCTTCAAGATCACCTATCCGCTGAACGGCGAGCGCTTCGACGAGATCGTTTCCTTCCTCGGGGCCAGCTACTTCCGGCCGATCGGCAAGGGCCAGACCTATGGTGCGTCGGCGCGCGGCCTGGCGATCGACACCGCCCAGCCGCGGTCCGAGGAGTTTCCCGAGTTCCGCGAGTTCTGGCTGGTCGAGCCGGCGCCGGGCGACGCGTCGGTGACGATCTACGCGCTCCTCGAATCCCCCGGGGCCAGCGGCGCCTATGCGTTCGTGGTGACGCCGGGGCCGCGGACGACGGTCGATGTCGATGCCAGACTGTTCCTGCGTCATGGCGTGTCGATGCTGGGCATCGCCCCGCTCACGAGCATGTTCCTCTCGGGCAAGTCCGGACCGTGGCGCGACGACTTCCGGCCCGAAGTGCACGATTCCGACGGACTGGCGGTGCTGACGGGCGGGGGCGAACCGATCTGGCGCCCCCTCGGCAATCCGGGAACGCTCCAGGTCTCCACCTTTGTCGACAACAATCCGCGCGGTTTCGGGCTCCTGCAGCGGGAGCGCCGTTTTGAACGGTATCAGGACGGTGTGGCCCAGTATCAGTCTCGGCCCAGCCTCTGGATCGAGCCGAAAGGCGACTGGGGCGAGGGCGAGGTCCGGCTCGTCGAGATCCCCACGCCCTCGGAGTACCACGACAATATCGTGGCGTTCTGGGTCTCGCGCTGGCCCGTCTCCAAGGGGCACGCGCTGGAATACCGGTATCGCATCTCCGCTCTTGCCGACGACGCGGCCCTCTCGCCTCTGGCGCGCGTGATCGCCACCCGGCAGGGGCCGATCGAGGGCAACTCGAAGGCGCGGCGGCTGGTCGTGGAGTTCGAGGGCGACGCTTTGTCCACCCTCGACGCGGAACGGCTCGTCGAGTCCAACGTCACCGTATCGTCCGGTCGATTCCTGCGGGCCGACATCGATCGGCCGCCCGGCTCGACCAACCGCCGGCTGTTCCTCGATGTCGAACTGGACGGTCGCCGCCCGGCCGACATCAGGGCGCATCTCACCGTCGGCGGCGAACGGCTGAGCGAGACCTTCACCATCGTGCTTCGCCCGTGA
- a CDS encoding phage holin family protein: MNTTERPGVVALVTDALGRSADLIQTEIRLARVELGEKAEALRTSLVSGIVMMLVGTVFMIGALILVLQALVAALIESGVTPAVAILVVAGGSAVGGIVILMAGKKTLGAVDPTPTRTITSLKNDARMAKENLT; the protein is encoded by the coding sequence ATGAACACCACCGAAAGGCCGGGCGTCGTTGCCCTGGTGACGGACGCGCTGGGACGAAGCGCCGACCTCATTCAGACCGAGATCCGTCTCGCCCGGGTCGAACTGGGGGAGAAGGCCGAGGCGCTGCGAACCAGCCTCGTCAGCGGCATCGTCATGATGCTCGTGGGCACCGTCTTCATGATCGGCGCCCTCATCCTGGTACTCCAGGCGCTCGTCGCCGCCCTGATCGAAAGCGGAGTCACCCCCGCCGTGGCGATCCTGGTCGTCGCCGGCGGATCGGCAGTGGGCGGCATCGTCATCCTGATGGCCGGCAAAAAGACGCTCGGCGCCGTCGATCCCACACCGACCCGCACCATCACATCCCTGAAGAACGACGCCCGCATGGCGAAGGAGAACCTGACATGA
- a CDS encoding Bug family tripartite tricarboxylate transporter substrate binding protein: MFEFKPTRRAVLAGAAATLAAPLVAPGLARAQDAFPSKPIKFIVPYTPAGATDNISRIVMAKVSEILGQQVLIDNKAGGGGTIGTDAIAKAAPDGYTIGLVTISMFCMAPALYAKLPYDSAKDFSPMAGMSVWPNMLVVHPSVPAKTVPELIALLKANPGKYNMASSGSGTTIHLAGEMFKQLTGTDMLHVPYKGSAGAVQDLIAGNVHIMFDNMPSCFPHVQAGKLRALGVTSRERNKAAPDVPAIIEFVPNYVVEVWMGFGGPAGVPQPIVDKLSAAGIKALEDAGVKAKFAALGTDPWPMSPKGLQDRIVSEIAVWAPIVKASGAKVDG, translated from the coding sequence ATGTTCGAGTTCAAGCCTACCCGTCGTGCCGTGCTGGCCGGCGCCGCCGCGACCCTTGCCGCGCCCCTCGTCGCGCCCGGCCTCGCGCGTGCGCAGGACGCGTTCCCCAGCAAGCCGATCAAGTTCATCGTGCCCTATACGCCGGCCGGCGCGACCGACAACATCTCGCGCATCGTAATGGCCAAGGTGTCCGAGATCCTCGGCCAGCAGGTTCTGATCGACAACAAGGCGGGTGGCGGCGGCACCATCGGCACCGACGCGATCGCCAAGGCAGCCCCCGACGGCTACACGATCGGCCTCGTCACCATCTCCATGTTCTGCATGGCGCCGGCGCTCTACGCCAAGCTGCCCTACGATTCGGCCAAGGATTTCTCGCCGATGGCCGGCATGTCGGTGTGGCCGAACATGCTGGTGGTCCATCCCAGCGTGCCGGCCAAGACCGTGCCGGAACTGATCGCGCTGCTGAAGGCCAACCCGGGCAAGTACAACATGGCCTCGTCAGGTTCGGGCACCACGATTCATCTCGCCGGCGAGATGTTCAAGCAGCTCACCGGAACCGACATGCTGCATGTCCCCTACAAGGGCAGCGCCGGCGCGGTACAGGACCTGATCGCGGGCAACGTCCACATCATGTTCGACAACATGCCGAGCTGCTTCCCGCATGTGCAGGCCGGCAAGCTGCGGGCGCTGGGCGTCACCAGCCGCGAGCGCAACAAGGCCGCGCCCGACGTGCCAGCGATCATCGAATTCGTGCCGAACTACGTCGTGGAAGTCTGGATGGGCTTCGGCGGCCCGGCGGGCGTGCCGCAACCTATCGTCGACAAGCTTTCGGCCGCCGGCATCAAGGCGCTCGAGGATGCCGGCGTGAAGGCCAAGTTCGCCGCCCTCGGCACCGACCCGTGGCCAATGTCGCCCAAGGGCCTGCAGGACCGCATCGTGAGCGAGATCGCGGTGTGGGCGCCCATTGTCAAGGCGAGCGGCGCCAAGGTGGACGGCTGA
- a CDS encoding hemerythrin domain-containing protein has translation MPAKQDAVALLKADHRKVEDLFAKFEKAKGPERKQSLATQICTELTVHAIIEEEILYPASKGEVEDDLLDEAYVEHDGAKVLIAEISAGSPDDEFYDAKVKVLSEMIKHHVKEEERPGEGLFAQLRKAGADLMGLGEHLKARKQQLMAEFKNAELPPPETRSFTGHELVQSKPLEATT, from the coding sequence ATGCCCGCCAAACAGGATGCCGTCGCCCTGCTGAAGGCCGATCACCGCAAGGTCGAAGATTTGTTCGCGAAGTTCGAGAAGGCCAAGGGTCCGGAGCGCAAGCAGAGCCTGGCGACACAGATCTGCACCGAGCTCACCGTTCACGCGATCATCGAGGAGGAGATCCTCTATCCCGCCAGCAAGGGCGAAGTGGAGGACGATCTGCTCGATGAGGCCTATGTCGAGCACGACGGCGCCAAGGTGCTGATCGCCGAAATCTCGGCCGGCTCGCCCGACGACGAGTTCTACGACGCCAAGGTCAAGGTCCTGTCCGAGATGATCAAGCATCACGTGAAGGAAGAAGAGCGCCCCGGCGAGGGCCTGTTCGCGCAACTGCGCAAGGCCGGCGCCGACCTCATGGGCCTCGGGGAGCACCTGAAGGCACGCAAGCAGCAGCTCATGGCCGAGTTCAAGAATGCGGAGCTGCCGCCGCCCGAGACACGCAGCTTCACGGGCCATGAGCTGGTCCAGAGCAAGCCGCTCGAGGCGACCACCTGA
- a CDS encoding adenylate/guanylate cyclase domain-containing protein, with the protein MSSALAQDGASARLRVRLEEEEHAGLAFAFRFRLIALGTVAVWLLFAAGPARVGVGVGACVTMMATAWLVYAFRASPHARALQLAVTVIDVTVITIGTIVPIPGAENGLWLEQVFGRRSLFLYLVIYLTASALSYSVRTVILTGAASLVALASSFAWTALDQARMSGIDLPGVSELWPVARSIFARLIGPGFVTPEAFLVQQLIFMTLCTGFIAVAVWRARAHLGRTLMAEGERNNLARFFSPNLVDRLAGGRHDFEVARESKATVLFVDVVGFTRLMEGQPPQQTIDFLRVFHERMAECIFGHGGTLDKFIGDGVMATFGTPDAQPDDETRALRCALDMVRSVEDWNRGRRTRGLPAVRIAVGVHVGPVLMGAIGSRNRLEYSAVGDTVNVASRLEHLARAHDASIVASAETLAAAVNSGGFTAGDSKHFRPVGAVQVPGRGEPVEVFVVPVSGRATR; encoded by the coding sequence ATGTCATCAGCCCTTGCCCAAGACGGCGCGTCTGCGCGCCTGCGTGTTCGTCTCGAGGAAGAAGAACATGCAGGCTTGGCCTTTGCCTTCCGCTTCCGCCTGATCGCGCTCGGTACCGTGGCCGTATGGCTGCTTTTCGCCGCCGGGCCGGCGCGCGTCGGCGTCGGTGTCGGCGCCTGCGTGACGATGATGGCGACGGCCTGGCTGGTCTATGCCTTCCGTGCCTCGCCGCACGCTCGGGCGCTGCAGCTCGCCGTCACTGTCATCGACGTGACGGTCATCACCATCGGCACCATCGTGCCGATTCCCGGCGCGGAGAACGGGCTGTGGCTCGAACAGGTATTCGGTCGGCGCTCGCTGTTCCTTTATCTCGTGATCTACCTGACCGCGAGCGCCCTCAGCTACTCGGTGCGCACCGTGATCCTGACCGGCGCCGCGTCGCTCGTGGCCCTGGCGAGCAGCTTTGCCTGGACCGCGCTCGACCAGGCGCGGATGTCTGGCATCGACCTCCCCGGCGTATCGGAGCTCTGGCCCGTGGCGCGGTCCATCTTCGCGCGGTTGATCGGTCCCGGGTTCGTTACGCCCGAGGCCTTCCTCGTCCAGCAGCTCATCTTCATGACGCTGTGCACCGGCTTCATCGCCGTCGCCGTCTGGCGCGCGCGCGCGCATCTCGGGCGCACGCTGATGGCCGAGGGCGAGCGCAACAACCTCGCGCGCTTTTTCTCGCCGAACCTGGTCGATCGCCTCGCCGGCGGCCGGCACGACTTCGAGGTCGCGCGCGAGAGCAAGGCCACGGTCCTCTTCGTCGATGTCGTGGGATTCACGCGCCTGATGGAAGGCCAGCCGCCGCAGCAGACGATCGACTTCCTGCGCGTCTTCCACGAGCGCATGGCGGAGTGCATCTTCGGCCACGGCGGCACGCTCGACAAATTCATCGGCGACGGCGTGATGGCGACCTTCGGGACGCCCGACGCGCAGCCCGACGACGAGACCCGCGCGCTGCGCTGTGCGCTCGACATGGTGCGGTCGGTCGAGGACTGGAACCGCGGCCGCCGCACGCGCGGCCTGCCTGCCGTGCGCATTGCCGTCGGTGTCCATGTGGGCCCCGTGCTGATGGGTGCCATCGGCAGCCGCAACCGACTCGAGTACAGCGCCGTCGGCGATACGGTGAACGTGGCGAGCCGCCTGGAACATCTGGCGCGTGCCCACGACGCCTCGATCGTCGCCAGCGCCGAGACGCTGGCCGCCGCCGTCAATTCGGGAGGTTTCACGGCAGGCGACAGCAAGCACTTTCGCCCGGTGGGGGCCGTGCAGGTCCCCGGCCGGGGCGAGCCGGTCGAGGTGTTCGTCGTACCGGTTTCCGGGAGGGCCACCCGCTGA
- a CDS encoding phosphoribosyltransferase-like protein has protein sequence MARALTYIEGKRIFFRFLAEELLVEIQRDSAIQLILPPGSTPPTDDCYDLATAIATRIDASERAAQIIKVNNVTAQSVLEGPWIVECRGVAADAAFLNMPAYLSRRPDIVFLVDEPVATLDCRRLVFDVNLKSVLTAATNSFTELARLADYHGPGIDMVARFLVRGLSGVQADFSLLQDQQQTRALTNSEIERFCKSISQLWTYVDEPVRPERIEKWVSQFKKYGVEREALLVLQYLNRIGYITKGEISNYISHTLEALRARNKSKTVRVTTIQAGGKSEGALLYEIRNLKPTPVPLNDVTFGKVTADVVLCVDDVIGSGGTIVKSLFENKGTVDSHRFLEWLKSPANSLVVVSALASKSGIDRIVGDPRGIGKISVEATRVLGPTESIFGDNSSIISDPVRRELFQAVCTIIGKKLYPKHPLGWNDCQWCIATNYNVPNCSLPIIWASGSEINPWEPLLPRR, from the coding sequence ATGGCTAGAGCCCTTACATATATTGAAGGAAAGCGAATTTTCTTTCGCTTCCTAGCAGAAGAGCTACTGGTTGAAATTCAGCGAGATTCCGCCATTCAGCTTATCTTGCCGCCCGGATCAACTCCGCCCACCGATGATTGTTACGACTTGGCGACGGCGATCGCGACGCGGATAGACGCTAGTGAACGCGCCGCTCAAATCATTAAAGTCAACAACGTAACGGCTCAATCTGTTTTAGAAGGGCCGTGGATTGTGGAATGCCGAGGCGTCGCTGCAGACGCAGCCTTTCTCAATATGCCGGCCTATCTTTCAAGAAGACCGGACATTGTCTTTCTGGTCGACGAACCTGTTGCTACTCTTGATTGCCGACGACTCGTCTTTGACGTGAATTTGAAATCAGTTCTCACCGCTGCAACAAACTCATTCACGGAGCTAGCGCGTCTTGCGGACTATCATGGACCTGGCATTGATATGGTCGCGCGATTCCTTGTTCGCGGCCTATCAGGTGTGCAAGCTGACTTCTCCTTGCTACAAGATCAGCAACAGACTCGTGCGCTAACCAATAGTGAAATAGAGCGATTCTGCAAAAGCATTAGCCAACTCTGGACCTATGTTGATGAACCGGTTCGACCGGAAAGGATTGAAAAGTGGGTCTCCCAATTCAAGAAGTATGGCGTCGAACGCGAAGCGCTTCTGGTACTCCAGTATCTGAACCGAATTGGATACATCACGAAAGGAGAGATATCGAATTACATCTCCCATACTTTGGAAGCTCTTAGAGCAAGGAATAAAAGCAAGACGGTAAGGGTAACCACGATTCAAGCTGGCGGGAAAAGTGAAGGAGCACTTCTTTACGAGATCCGCAATTTGAAGCCGACGCCTGTCCCCCTGAACGATGTAACGTTCGGAAAAGTGACTGCAGATGTTGTATTATGCGTTGATGATGTCATTGGCAGCGGTGGCACGATTGTGAAGTCCCTGTTTGAAAATAAAGGGACAGTTGATTCTCATCGTTTCTTGGAATGGTTGAAGTCACCAGCAAATTCTCTTGTCGTTGTTTCAGCGCTAGCTAGCAAGAGTGGAATAGACCGGATAGTTGGCGATCCGCGAGGCATAGGTAAAATTTCCGTAGAAGCAACGCGCGTGCTCGGACCCACCGAAAGTATTTTTGGCGACAACAGTTCAATAATTTCCGACCCAGTTCGTCGCGAACTGTTTCAAGCTGTTTGCACGATCATTGGGAAGAAACTTTATCCCAAACACCCACTTGGGTGGAATGATTGCCAATGGTGCATCGCAACCAACTACAATGTGCCAAATTGCTCATTGCCCATCATTTGGGCTTCGGGAAGTGAGATCAATCCGTGGGAACCTTTACTTCCTCGTCGCTAG